GCAATCGCATACAAGGAAACGTTTTTGGTCAAAATTTCTGTAGTGTTTTTAGCACGAACTAAACCCGCTTCGAGCATAGTAAAACCAGCGGCCATCCACATAACCAATGCGCCACAGATCAAAAAGTAAAAGGTATCTAGGGCATAGCCCAATTCAAAAGTAATTTCCATGTCTATCTCCTCAATATCTAGATGGCTTCGCCATCGGTTTCGCCAGTACGGATACGAACGGCATGTTCTAAGTCATAGACGAACACTTTCCCGTCACCAATTTTTCCAGTCTTAGCGGCACCAACAATGGCTTCAACTAAACGCTCCACATGTTCATCTTTAACGCCAACTTCAAGTTTAACTTTTGGTAAAAAATCTACTTGATATTCAGCGCCACGATACAATTCGGTATGTCCTTTTTGGCGACCAAAACCTTTAACTTCAGTTACAGTCAAACCATCGATTCCAATTTCGGAAATTGCTTCGCGCACATCGTCAAGCTTGAAAGGCTTAATGATCGCAGTTACTAATTTCATATTGTTGCTCCCAGTTGTTTTTATTTATATAAATAGCTAATTCTGCAATTGATAAAACAAGTCTTGTGCCAACAATATATTTTCATATAAATCATACAGTTAAGCTTTATTTGTGGGTAATATCAATCTACACAAGCACTTTGCAGGTGCATAATTGTACAATTGCACCAAAACAGAACATTGAGAATGAATGTTTGTTAGGGATAAAAAGAAATGATTTTTGGACAAGCTGTACTATCTTAAATTAAGGTCGTTATACAACTCTAAAATAAGGAATAAACATGCATTTTATTGTAACTACATTAGACGATATTTCGTGTATTACTTTTCAAGGAGAACTTAACGCCCTAGATATGATTTTTATGATCCAAAGTCCTGAATACCAACAGGCAATTAAACTTAATAGAAAGCTACTGATTGATTACTCAGATATCGATGGCTCAAATTTAACTGAAGAAGATATTATTGGTATTACCATGTTAGGTAAAAAAACCTTGTCTACATTAGGACCTACACACATAGCAGTAGTGGTTGAGGATACACAAAATACTGAAATTGAGAAAATCAGCAGTATGATCTTTGCAGATTCAGACTCTAGAGTAGATGTCACTAATGACAAAAGAGAGGCGCTAAAAATACTGCAACTCGGGCTTTAACCCTCAACATGTTTTGAACTTAATACCCAGACAAGACTCTATTAATTTATGTTCACTTATCTTTTATTAAGTATTTGGCCCTGAGTGTTTAGTAAAAATAAAAGTTTGTTCACCACCCTTGTCCTATCATTGATTTTTCATTTGTTCATATTACTATTTTTACACCATTCAGTAACTCATCCGTCGAAAAATATAGCGAAACCACAAGTGCAAAAACTGATTCAGGCTAAACTCGTATTCGAATTACCCAAACCAGCAGAAATAGCCACCCCAGATACAGAGCCGCAAATTGAACCTGAACCCAACCCGCCAATTCCAGTTAAAACTGAATCTAATCAACAACAACCTAAAACGATTCCCTCTGCAGTTCAGCCAGTCAAACAGATAAAGTCGATAGTAGAGAAAAAACCACAAGCAGTAAAAGACATACCACTGACTAACCTAGCAACTAAACAAGCAGCTAATACTCAAATCAACAGTCAGTTTACTGGTACTGCGGGAAAACACTTACAAGCATTTAATGTGCAACAAGATGAACAAATGGCAGAACAAGCTCGGCGCGATTATCAGCAACAAAAAAACTCCCCCACTCTCCATTCTTCTAAGCCAAACCAATTTGTCAGCGAAGAACAAAAACTGATTGATAAGATCAAGATAAGAGCAAACTGTGACGGCCTTGCCAGAAAAACCACGGCCGTGCTATTAGGTTTTATGGGCGGAAAAATAGATTGTACTAGTAAACCTGATATTAACGGTTTCATTAACAAACGTATCAACAAAGAAACCCATCTAGACTCGAAGTATCAACAACCGCTAAGTAAACACCCACAGTCGTTGGTGATCCAAGATTAAGCAGCAACTTAAGCAGTATCACAAAGGCACTTCAAGCACATTAACCCACAACAGAAAAAATTAGCTGATGAGGTCATTCGGCTGCAGCAAATGTTATAATCAACTCGTTTTAAACTATTTACTCTTATTAGGAACAATTAAATGAAAGTTGCATTGATGATGGAAAATAGCCAAGCGGCTAAAAATCCGATTATTTTAAATGAATTAGAAACGGTTGCAGGCCCCTTAGATCACCAAGTATTCAACGTAGGAATGAATAGTGAAAACGACCATCATTTAACTTACATCCATTTAGGCATAATGGCAGGCATATTAATTAATGCAAAAGCTATCGATTTTGTCATTGCCGGTTGTGGCACAGGACAAGGCGCAATGATGGCGCTTAATGTTCATCAGGGCGTATTTTGTGGTTACTGTATCGACCCATCAGATGCATTCTTGTTTAACCAAGTAAATAACGGTAATGCCCTTGCATTAGCATTTGCCAAAGGTTTTGGCTGGGGAGCTGAACTAAACGCACGTTATATTTTTGAGAAAGCCTTAACAGGCGAACGCGGCGAAGGCTATCCAGTTGAACGCAGAGAGCCTCAGGTTAAAAATGCCAACATTTTATCTGAAGTAAAAGCGTCAGTTATGAAAGGTAACTTTTTAGAATCGCTTAAAGGCATAGATCAAGAGTTGGTTAAAACCGCGGTATCAGGTGAACGTTTCCAAGCTTGTTTATTCGAACATGGGCAAGACCAAGATATTATCGCTCATGTGAAATCTCTTATAGCATAACGGGTTATTTAAAAACCGCGGGGGTAAGCCTACGACTGTTCAATATCGCTAAAAAAACAAACACAGTGACAAGGTTTATCAAGATTAAACACAACCCGCTTTAATTTGCTGCAAACAAATGGATAACAAGGACGTTGTTCATAAATAAAGCATATTAACCAAGAAGTGTTGCAGGCGAAAAATATCAAAAGCCGAATTACCCCTCGACAATAAACAACAAGTTTACAGGACATAAGTTTGCAACAGATAAACTCAACAACTAAGCCTCAAAATATAAAGGTGAGCCCTCTTTTTGTTGTCTTTCTACTTAGCCTACTGGCTCTCAATACTTGGGCAAAAGAACCGTCAAACTATAAAGTTAACGTCATCGATTCCAGCACACCAGATTACCCAGCTATTAACCGAACAATTATTATTGATGCAAACTTCATAGCAGAAATCACTCAAAAACAACAGTTACACTTA
The sequence above is a segment of the Paraglaciecola sp. L3A3 genome. Coding sequences within it:
- a CDS encoding RpiB/LacA/LacB family sugar-phosphate isomerase; this encodes MKVALMMENSQAAKNPIILNELETVAGPLDHQVFNVGMNSENDHHLTYIHLGIMAGILINAKAIDFVIAGCGTGQGAMMALNVHQGVFCGYCIDPSDAFLFNQVNNGNALALAFAKGFGWGAELNARYIFEKALTGERGEGYPVERREPQVKNANILSEVKASVMKGNFLESLKGIDQELVKTAVSGERFQACLFEHGQDQDIIAHVKSLIA
- a CDS encoding P-II family nitrogen regulator — protein: MKLVTAIIKPFKLDDVREAISEIGIDGLTVTEVKGFGRQKGHTELYRGAEYQVDFLPKVKLEVGVKDEHVERLVEAIVGAAKTGKIGDGKVFVYDLEHAVRIRTGETDGEAI